A window of Streptosporangium brasiliense contains these coding sequences:
- a CDS encoding DUF397 domain-containing protein, whose translation MHKYAGALWRKSRRSTNGGDCVEVAVVPDAVGLRDSTDPHGPVLDLTREQWHRFARSVKAGEHDV comes from the coding sequence ATGCACAAGTACGCTGGCGCCCTCTGGCGCAAGAGCCGGCGCAGCACCAACGGCGGAGACTGCGTCGAAGTGGCGGTCGTTCCCGACGCCGTCGGCCTCCGGGACTCCACGGACCCGCACGGACCTGTGCTGGACCTCACCCGGGAGCAGTGGCACCGCTTCGCCCGTTCCGTGAAGGCCGGCGAGCACGACGTCTGA
- a CDS encoding DUF397 domain-containing protein: MDLTGAKWRKSSRSNGNGGECVEVADNLPGVVGVRDSTDPSGPALAVSRPSWGAFIRAAKSGMYDA; the protein is encoded by the coding sequence ATGGATCTGACCGGTGCGAAGTGGCGCAAGAGCAGCCGCAGCAACGGCAACGGCGGCGAGTGCGTCGAAGTGGCCGACAACCTCCCCGGCGTCGTCGGCGTGCGTGACTCCACGGACCCGAGCGGGCCGGCCCTGGCCGTCAGCCGCCCGTCCTGGGGCGCCTTCATCCGCGCCGCGAAGTCGGGCATGTACGACGCCTGA
- a CDS encoding ArdC family protein: MANTLDNVRGLSALMITSLRNLAVAGGSVAAFLDDMRRAGVNANSVQALKRRGLVEKNTPTDRSNWAYVITDLGRAALAEIDGQQPEPVKPEPKPEPVKAAAAPAKKSTTAKNGKKKTGKKKSGRFSLTPEERAKRMQEAHEALTAAVETLTTAEGWAEMLRFRASLRKYSLNNTLFLRTQMPEATDVRPLSEWNKLGRTVIKGSKSLKVWAPRTKKADTMTVTETDAATGQETEITLISGFDSTRFFLVPVFDISQTEGEPVPTAAAPIPQDLTGDAPAWLWDALAAQVEARGYTLERGDAGSAEAFVNFAERRVVVKGHQVDAQAVTSLTHELAHIMCEHNTRGMSREAQEVEAESVSFVVATVAGIESAQYAVPYVAGWGKDVKAVKDSAARVLQVSNEILSALGFDAKSPTDQDAAALAA, translated from the coding sequence ATGGCGAACACTCTCGACAACGTCCGCGGCCTCTCCGCCCTGATGATCACCAGCCTCCGGAATCTCGCAGTCGCCGGCGGCAGCGTGGCCGCCTTCCTGGACGACATGCGCAGGGCTGGCGTTAACGCCAACTCGGTGCAGGCTCTCAAGCGGCGCGGTCTGGTCGAGAAGAACACCCCGACCGACCGCAGCAACTGGGCCTATGTGATCACCGACCTTGGGCGGGCGGCCCTCGCTGAGATCGACGGCCAGCAGCCCGAGCCGGTCAAGCCTGAGCCCAAGCCCGAGCCCGTCAAGGCCGCCGCCGCACCGGCCAAGAAGTCCACCACCGCGAAGAACGGCAAGAAGAAGACCGGCAAGAAGAAGTCCGGTCGGTTCAGTCTCACCCCGGAGGAGCGCGCCAAGCGCATGCAGGAAGCCCACGAGGCACTGACGGCCGCGGTAGAGACCCTGACCACCGCGGAGGGTTGGGCCGAGATGCTCCGATTCCGGGCGTCCCTGCGTAAGTACAGCCTGAACAACACGCTTTTTCTGCGGACCCAGATGCCCGAAGCAACCGACGTCCGCCCGCTTTCGGAGTGGAACAAGCTTGGACGAACGGTGATCAAGGGAAGCAAGTCTCTCAAGGTCTGGGCGCCCCGCACCAAGAAGGCCGACACCATGACCGTTACGGAGACCGACGCCGCGACCGGTCAGGAAACCGAGATCACCCTTATCTCCGGGTTCGACTCCACGCGGTTCTTCCTGGTCCCGGTGTTCGACATCTCCCAGACCGAGGGGGAGCCAGTGCCGACGGCCGCCGCGCCGATTCCCCAGGATCTGACCGGCGATGCTCCGGCGTGGCTGTGGGATGCGCTGGCCGCGCAGGTTGAGGCCCGCGGGTACACCTTGGAGCGTGGCGACGCCGGGAGCGCTGAGGCTTTCGTGAACTTCGCCGAACGGCGCGTTGTGGTCAAGGGCCACCAGGTCGACGCGCAGGCCGTGACGTCCCTCACGCATGAGCTGGCGCACATCATGTGCGAGCACAACACGCGAGGCATGAGCCGGGAGGCCCAGGAGGTTGAGGCCGAGTCGGTGTCGTTCGTGGTCGCCACTGTCGCGGGCATCGAATCGGCTCAGTACGCGGTCCCCTACGTGGCCGGCTGGGGGAAGGACGTCAAGGCCGTGAAGGACAGCGCCGCCCGCGTCCTTCAGGTCTCTAACGAGATCCTGTCGGCCCTCGGATTCGACGCCAAGAGCCCCACCGACCAGGACGCCGCCGCGCTGGCCGCATGA
- a CDS encoding DUF6573 family protein, whose protein sequence is MSMTKDEMNELFGDDIDVITRADLIADELLREVPADLLENAGIVIPLAMTAAVWADCVEWTDADNNRKGTVQDQAGRLWDVVWMTRLAINAVRRRGGKAPVELYRVPRGGRGRMARRVSLVVHLGPGDKGEPVLTLMQPGED, encoded by the coding sequence ATGAGCATGACCAAAGACGAGATGAACGAGCTTTTCGGCGATGACATCGACGTAATCACCCGGGCGGACCTGATCGCAGATGAGTTGCTCCGAGAAGTCCCGGCCGACCTGTTGGAGAACGCCGGGATTGTGATCCCGCTGGCCATGACGGCGGCCGTGTGGGCCGACTGCGTGGAGTGGACCGACGCCGACAACAACCGCAAGGGGACCGTACAGGACCAGGCCGGGCGCCTGTGGGACGTGGTCTGGATGACCCGCCTTGCCATCAACGCCGTCCGTCGTCGTGGTGGCAAGGCCCCGGTGGAGCTCTACCGGGTGCCGCGCGGTGGCCGCGGGAGGATGGCCCGCCGCGTCTCCCTGGTGGTCCACCTCGGCCCCGGGGACAAGGGGGAACCCGTTCTCACCCTCATGCAGCCCGGTGAGGACTGA